From Bos indicus isolate NIAB-ARS_2022 breed Sahiwal x Tharparkar chromosome X, NIAB-ARS_B.indTharparkar_mat_pri_1.0, whole genome shotgun sequence:
CCCTCGGCTACTGCTGAAAGGGACAGCCCAGGGAAACTGCCCGAGAGCCCCCCGGTGTACCCAGATTACGAATCGGTGATGGCTTTGTACGACACCTGTTACTCCATCCTGATGGCGGGCCTTTTAGTCATGGCACCAGATGAGGCCCCTGAGGCGGAGGATGAGCAGGGAGAGTCCTCAGATTATAAGTGTGCCCTCTGTGAGCAGCTCAAGAACAAGCCCAATCCCTGAGCTGCCAGATACCTAGGGACACTCAAAAGCACTctcttataattaaaaatagatttctggCTCTAATAAAGTCAAGCAAAACTCCATTGGAGTAAATAAACAATCAAACGAGAACTACGAGTCTGTGTTCTTTCTATCTGTCCATTGTATTCACACATGGCACAGGGTGAGCTAGAAGAGGCTGGAAGCCCATGCCCCAGGCAATCTTCAGTCTTGTCCCCATGGTCCATTTTCATCTGAAACAGCAGCATTTCACAGGCTCATCCAATGGTCTGATCCATGAGCCGAGTGCTGAGGCAAACCCAGGATGGACTGGTCCCTGGGCCTTGCCTGCTGCTCAGCAGATGGCTCAGCTGGGCTCCTGACCTTGGGTGTTTCACCTCCCATGAGTCATACACCCTGCAGCAGAAGGGGCTCCTCAAGGATCCCCCAGTGATGCCACAAGTTTCTGATCAGCAGCTGAGCATCCCAGCTCCCTATCCAGGGGCTTCCTCAAGAGGCTCACTGGAAAGCAGGGTCACCCCAGCCACTAAGTGCCTTGCAAACACATTACCCCAAAGCCAAAGACAAGTACAAGGTTTCCACAAGGTGAACACCAGCCCTTGTCACTCTGCCCTCACGGCTGTATTTAGAAGCCTATCTTTGGATGTGAGGCGGCCAGGCACTGAGTCCAACACACATAATTTGAGAGCCAAGGAACACTTTACAGTAGGACAAGTGTCACGTGCAAGGACAAACCACGGCCTGTTTCTGGGCCTGCAGGCCTCTCTGCCTGCTTATGCTCAGCCCCACCCCCGGCCTTCCCCTATCACCCCGTGGACACTGTTCCAACATTAGGAATTTGGACcagaacagagagggaaaaacacCTACTAGTTTCCTAACAACACATTTCTCTCAACCACCCAGACTCAGCAGGGCCAAAATGAGTGGCAACACCATCAATTCGTAGAGCTCAGAGTCCCGGAGTCTCTCGCTGAGTCCAGAGCAGCATCATGCAAGGGGAGTCCCTGTCCCCAGCCCCGCACCAACTGGGCACTGCAGTGCAGGGCCGATTCAGACACAACCAGATGGGCAAGTCCAGAGCATGGTGGTGACTGCATGGTATCACCATGTGCTGGTATCTTGGTCACTTTCCTCTCGAAAGCCCAGTCTGGACAGGCCTCCTGCCCAAAGAGGATCAGGTGCTGGGGGATGTCCACCTGGAAGAtgcccttcctgcctcttccagggATGGGCTGCAGCAGCCAGCGGGGGTTGGCCAGCGCAGTCATGTACTTCTGTTGCAGGTCGGGTAGCAGGGCTTGATTCTCCAGCTCCTGCACCTGGTTGGGACCTGGGTTTTCTAGGCACAGCAAAGTGCCCCCAATGACCACAAGACCTGTGTGCAAAGACAGGACACAGAATGAGAACAAGGTCATTCAAAGTTGCACCTTCTTGAGACTAAGACTGTATCATGGAGGGAACCTGAGGTGAACTGGGTCCTCTGGCTGAGGGCTCACCTCGGCAAAGGGAACTTGGGGCGAGACCAAGCGAGGGAGGGAGTGAAATGAAAGGGAGAGGCCTGGTGCTCCAGGAACCCACCAGGACATGGGCAGCTTTCAGTCTGCCCACTGCAGGCCACAGGGACAGAGCATGAGGGCCCCAGCGGGGGCCAGCAGACATCAGGTCCCCAAGGGATTTACCAGCAGACAGGTGTTGCTGTGGGGCCTCACCCCTGGGGAGTCAGGGGACTTGCTCAGGCCCAGCTTCAGGCAATGTGGGTATGGAACCCAGGCTGGGTGCTTTACTGCTTCTCATGGTCTCTTccaggcacacagacacacatgtggggacacacacatacacacagacaagTGCCATGTGCAGTCCTAGACGCGCCTCTGCCTCAAGCACAAAAggggactgaggcccagagtggtGATCAGGCACCTTGTGCCACCAGTTCCCAGCCCATGGACCCTTGCTGTCCCTCTGAAGAAACCTCAGCCCCCACGCCCAACCCCACCAACTAgttcaacagaaaacaaacaagtacAACCCAGCTGAGATTCAGGGCAGTGCCAGGGCCCATGTGGGCATCAGGGGGCAGGGTGTCACTTAACCCACGATCACTCCATGGCCGAACTTTTCCCCGGCAAGGCCTGGATCTGGGTGGGCTCATTCTGAGCCTCCGCTCCAGCAGCTCCCACTAGACCGAGTCTTTCCAGTCCTGGTACACCATGTGGATGGCCAGGGTACAGTGCCGGTGACCGTGTAGCATGGGCCACCATGGCATCTCCAGGTTCTTGACACTGTTTAAAACGAAACCCGCATAAGGTTTCGGAAGAACAGATAGCCGAACTTCATCTCCCAGGGCTCCTAGGGCTCCCAGGGCCTCATGTGGCTGCAGAAACACAAAACCACAAAGGTCAGGAGTGTGATTCAGTGGCCTGCAAGCTCACAGCCCTGGGCTGGACCTCAGCCCCACGAGCCCGAGCATCCTCCAAATCTGCTGACACAGAACGCAGGGGTCAGAGAGAGCTGGCTCATTCCATTCGTCTTCACACAGTCCACCGATAGAGGGGGGTGACCCAGAGGACCCATCCATTACATGCAGTCTGTGGGGAGGTCAGCAAGGAGGGTGGGACAGTGGGAGAGAGGCACAAGGTGAGTTCCAAGACAGAAAGCCCTGAAATCCTGCGAGCACTGAAGAGGGAGGGCAAGCCCCCTGGTTTCAAAGCCCAGAGGCTGGGCTCTGGTCCTCTCCCAGCACAGACAGGCAT
This genomic window contains:
- the LOC139181686 gene encoding uncharacterized protein isoform X1; this encodes MRTAVGFVKMQPPCESPALAGVAAADGALRRSPSPCEPEREQMVPPRPRMWDLQALLTLRRKRRAAGGRGSGRVKMPSQASRRVFSPLATKQAPSASGHRSACSHFLLRDSTHTGLVVIGGTLLCLENPGPNQVQELENQALLPDLQQKYMTALANPRWLLQPIPGRGRKGIFQVDIPQHLILFGQEACPDWAFERKVTKIPAHGDTMQSPPCSGLAHLVVSESALHCSAQLVRGWGQGLPLHDAALDSARDSGTLSSTN